The genomic window TCGGCAAAGGGGCCATCGATGACGAGCGGTTCGTCCGCGCCCTTGCGCAGGGTGGTGGCGGCGCTGGTCGGCATGAGGCGGGCGACGGGGCCGAGCCGGCCTTCGTCCTGAAGTTTGCCGGTGATCTTCATCAGACGCGCCATGACGGCATCGTCTTCTTCCTTGCTCCAGGCACCGACGACGTCTTCATGGTTGTAGCACAGGATCGCATAAAGCATGGATGTGGCCTCGCTTGCTCACAGGACGAAGGAAACAAGCGGTACCCGACAGCAGGCCGGCAAACAATGTTGGACAAATCGAGGGAAGCAACGTCACGGGCTCAAGGCCGCGTCTCTGACCGGGACAAGAGCCCCGGCCTCATTGGTATGCCAAGCGCTGGGTGTCAGGCCGGCTCGGGCTCGTCGATGAGGATCAGCTCCTCGCGGGTGATGTCGATGACGTAGCGTCCTTCCTCGACATGGGTGACCTTGCGGCCATCGTCGAGAATGTAGTGCTTCATGCCAAGCGCCCCGCTCGCCATGAGATCGTGATACTCGTCCACGCGGCGCTCGGTGCCCTTGCCGTCGCGCACCCGGAACGATCCGGTTTTCTTGTCCATGGGACATTGCCTCCCTCTTCCAATCACCGTCTCGGCGAGACGGTTTTCATCAGGCCCGAAGACCCGATCTGTCCATCGGACACCCCACCGATCGAGGCGTCCGAAGGCCTCGCCGTCAGGCGGCGAGTGGTTTCGCGTTGCGCTCGATCACCTCGACCGTGTCCACATGCTTGCGTGCGCCGACGAATTCCGGGCGCGGCGTGCCTGCAGAGAAGGGGGCGACGAGCTTGTTCGACACGGCGTTGAACACGAAGAACGCGTTGGACCGCGCCATCGGCGAGATGTTGGACGCCGAGCCGTGCATCGTGTTGCAATCGAAGATCAGCAGCGAACCGGCTGGGCCCGTTGGCGTTTCCAGCCCGAAATCGTCATAGAGACGGGTGAGGCTTTCATCGTCCGGCGTGCCGGTTTCCTGGACCTTGAGCGATGACTTGTAGTTGTCCTCGGGCGTTTCGCCGACCGTGCCGACGAAGCGCTTGTGGGAACCGGGCATCAGCATGAGCGGACCATTGTGCGGCTCGTTGTCGGTGAGGAGCAACGACATGGACAAGGCACGCATGCGGGGCATGCCGTCTTCCGCGTGCCAGGTTTCGAAATCGGAATGCCAGTAGAACTCTTTGCCGCGAAAGCCCGGTTTGAAGTTCAGCCGCGACTGGTGGATGTAGACGTCGTCGCCGAGCAGGAACCGCGCGAGGCCGGCCAGGCGCTCGTCGCTGGCGAGGCGATGCATGATGGCGCTCTGGCGGTGAAGGGCGAATATCGAGCGGACATCGCCGGAATTGGGTTCAGTGATGAGGGTTTCGTCTTCGAGCGCATCCTTGGAGGTGCGAAGCCGCTTGGACTCATCAAGAAGGATCTGAAGTTCGTCCGCCTTGAAGAGGCCGGGCAGGAAGAGGAATCCCTTGTCCTCGTAGGATCGATATTCCTCTTGAGTGAGGGGCGCATCTTCGCTCCAGCGCGAATAGATCACCGGATCCTGACGGTCGCGGACGTCAGGTTCCGTGCCTTTTCGGGTCGGGTAAAGGTCGTGCATCTCTGCCATCGTCCATCTCCTCATTCGTCATTAGGTTGTTTCACACGTCCGAAACTGGCGTGGCGACCGAAAGAGCGGATCGAAATCCGATAGGGCAAGGCAGTCAGACTTACCGGCGAGCGGCTGGCAGGCCGCGGGATTTCCTCATCATTCCGGCGGCGCAACGCACGCATCGGACACCGGCGGAACATCTGCTTCCGCCTCGTGTTCCAAACTACCTCAAATTTTTTCCGTCTGAAACCTTCGGTGAGGTGCACGACTGGAAGAATGGGGGCGATCCAAAGACGGGTTTTGCATTTGGCCGCTTTCGCGCTATGGCGATTGCATACAATCTTCAACTCTCGCGAATGCCGGTCCCATGCCCCCCATCGAAGATCTGATCCTTTTCGCGCTGGCGCTCGCCGGTGCCGGTGTCGTTGCCGGTATTCTGGCCGGACTGTTTGGCATCGGCGGCGGGGCGATCCTCGTGCCTGTGTTCTACCAGGTGTTCGCGCTGGTGGGCGTCGATGAAGCGGTGCGGATGCATCTCGCGGTTGGTACGTCGCTCGCGATCATCGTGCCGACATCGCTGCGATCCTATTTCTCGCATCGAAAGCGCGGGGCGGTGGATGATGTGCTTCTGAAGTCCTGGATTACGGCTGTGCCACTTGGTGCGCTGCTTGCGGCGGCCGTGGCAGCGTTTTCGTCGAGCGAGGCGCTTCGGGCGATCTTTGCGGTGATCGCAGTGCTGGTCGCCTTCCGGATGCTGTTCAACCGGGCATCTTGGCGGCTTGGCGACGACCTGCCGCGCAATCCGTTCAAATACATAGCGGGCGTCGTCATCGGCGTTCTGTCGGGCCTGATGGGCATCGGCGGCGGCGTGCTCAACAACACCTTCATGAGCCTTTACGGGCGACCGATGCACCAGGCGGTGGCGACATCTGCCGGCGTCGGCGTGCTGATTTCGATCCCGGGGCTCATCGGCTACATCATTGCAGGCTGGGGCGCCTCCGGCCTGCCGCCGTTTTCGACCGGCTACATCAACTGGGTGGCGGTTGCCCTGATCATCCCGATCACGTTGCTCGTCGCGCCTGTCGGCGTCGCGCTGGCCCACCGGGCGAGCAAGCGGCAGCTGGAGATCGGTTTCGGGATCTTCCTCTTGATCGTCGCCGCCCGCTTCGCGATCAGTCTCGCAGAATAAGCTCGTCGCGACGCATCTCGAAGGACGAGAGCTCGCCGATGAAATTCATGCCGAGCAGGCTTTGGGACAAAGCGCCATCCTCGGAGACCAGCGCGCGGACATCGCTGCGCACGATCGGGCCAATCGCAACCTCATCGAGCGTAACGATTGCGGCGAGCGCCTGGCCATTGGCGGTGGAGACCGGCTGGCTGTAGCTGAGGTTCTCAGGTTCGAGGCCGAGCCGCTCGGCGTCGTCATAGGCCAGCGCGATCAGCGAGGCGCCTGTGTCGACCATGACGCCCACGGGCTCGCCATTGACGCTGATCTCGGTGGCGAACTGACCGCCCATGGCTTTCTGGATGACGACTTCCCGCGTGCCATCGTCAAGCTGGCGCACGGCCGCCGTGCCTGGCATGAGGCCGGCCTGCAACCGCGTGCCGAGCGATTGGATGTCGTACCGGAAGACGTAGAGCGCGCTGAAGGCGAGGATGATGACCGCCCAGATGACGGCGGCCTTGAGCACCTGGCCGAAGCGGCCGGGCATGAGTGCCGCCGAGCCGAGAACGGTGAGGAGTGCCGCACCGGTGACGAGGTTGCCGAACTGATCGTTCTCCAGGCCGAGGGTCTGGCCCGCATTGTGGTTCCACAGCAGGAGGCCGAGGCCGGTAGCGAGGATGGCCATCGCGACATAAAAGATGACGGGGTTGCGGCGCATGCGGTCAGCCTTCGCCGCGTTCAAGCGCGAGGCGCTGGCGCTTCGTCACGCGGCGCGGCTTGCGCTCGATCTTGTCCAGGCGGGCCGGCAGCTCATCCATGATCGCACGGCGTTCGGCGGCGGAATAGACGAGCCAATTGGTGATTTCGGCACTGGAGCGGCCGCAACCGAAGCAGTGGCCGGTCGACCGATCAATCGAGCAGACGAGGATGCAGGGGCTTTCGACGGTCACTGGGCAGCGCTCACGGGGCGGGCGGGTCTCTCTGTTCAGGTCGTTCACATTCATATC from Georhizobium profundi includes these protein-coding regions:
- a CDS encoding YciI family protein, producing the protein MLYAILCYNHEDVVGAWSKEEDDAVMARLMKITGKLQDEGRLGPVARLMPTSAATTLRKGADEPLVIDGPFAETKEQFLGFYLVDCETLDDALAIARDLAEANPGGGSYEIRPVGFYQPATPKAETR
- the thpD gene encoding ectoine hydroxylase — translated: MAEMHDLYPTRKGTEPDVRDRQDPVIYSRWSEDAPLTQEEYRSYEDKGFLFLPGLFKADELQILLDESKRLRTSKDALEDETLITEPNSGDVRSIFALHRQSAIMHRLASDERLAGLARFLLGDDVYIHQSRLNFKPGFRGKEFYWHSDFETWHAEDGMPRMRALSMSLLLTDNEPHNGPLMLMPGSHKRFVGTVGETPEDNYKSSLKVQETGTPDDESLTRLYDDFGLETPTGPAGSLLIFDCNTMHGSASNISPMARSNAFFVFNAVSNKLVAPFSAGTPRPEFVGARKHVDTVEVIERNAKPLAA
- a CDS encoding sulfite exporter TauE/SafE family protein, which codes for MPPIEDLILFALALAGAGVVAGILAGLFGIGGGAILVPVFYQVFALVGVDEAVRMHLAVGTSLAIIVPTSLRSYFSHRKRGAVDDVLLKSWITAVPLGALLAAAVAAFSSSEALRAIFAVIAVLVAFRMLFNRASWRLGDDLPRNPFKYIAGVVIGVLSGLMGIGGGVLNNTFMSLYGRPMHQAVATSAGVGVLISIPGLIGYIIAGWGASGLPPFSTGYINWVAVALIIPITLLVAPVGVALAHRASKRQLEIGFGIFLLIVAARFAISLAE
- a CDS encoding TIGR02281 family clan AA aspartic protease; this encodes MRRNPVIFYVAMAILATGLGLLLWNHNAGQTLGLENDQFGNLVTGAALLTVLGSAALMPGRFGQVLKAAVIWAVIILAFSALYVFRYDIQSLGTRLQAGLMPGTAAVRQLDDGTREVVIQKAMGGQFATEISVNGEPVGVMVDTGASLIALAYDDAERLGLEPENLSYSQPVSTANGQALAAIVTLDEVAIGPIVRSDVRALVSEDGALSQSLLGMNFIGELSSFEMRRDELILRD
- a CDS encoding DUF1289 domain-containing protein, with translation MNVNDLNRETRPPRERCPVTVESPCILVCSIDRSTGHCFGCGRSSAEITNWLVYSAAERRAIMDELPARLDKIERKPRRVTKRQRLALERGEG